The following proteins come from a genomic window of Hypanus sabinus isolate sHypSab1 chromosome 9, sHypSab1.hap1, whole genome shotgun sequence:
- the mrps21 gene encoding 28S ribosomal protein S21, mitochondrial — protein sequence MAAHARFVSRTVMVRGGDVEAAYRTLTRILTTDGVIEDAKRRRYYEKPCRKRIRENYENCRRIYNVEMARKLAFLMKANRQDPWLGC from the exons ATGGCGGCTCACGCCCGGTTCGTGTCGCGGACGGTAATGGTTCGAGGCGGGGACGTGGAGGCGGCTTACCGGACACTAACCCG GATCCTGACCACAGACGGGGTCATAGAGGATGCCAAGCGAAGGCGCTACTACGAGAAGCCATGCCGGAAGCGCATCCGGGAGAATTATGAGAACTGCCGGAGGATCTACAACGTGGAGATGGCGCGGAAACTGGCCTTCCTGATGAAGGCCAATCGGCAGGACCCCTGGCTGGGCTGCTGA